From a single Pelmatolapia mariae isolate MD_Pm_ZW linkage group LG20, Pm_UMD_F_2, whole genome shotgun sequence genomic region:
- the ngrn gene encoding neugrin has translation MARSVQILSLLSKFGASSLIPSVSASNCRFASRGASKARMGQGPAQADRGSSRPGYSDQTSNGELELEDVEDKLQALIQEERKRQKTVKYHILRRQMTPSGAPERRLTWDAIEQIRHLKQNQPDEWTVERLAEGFSVSHDVILRVLRSKFVPSPERKAKQNAKVMAKMSQQVLPSGARTQQDRLKLPERNSQAILPPGSTEGALIPVANQTQVIQGHGSRSLAKSPVPVTVQPTHIAAGISEDATVTETTERSTNDSDLTEEDEESWDGQVFTEEELEELMKMEKPSPAVQVGNDFFDADGNFLYRI, from the exons ATGGCCAGGTCTGTGCAGATACTCTCCCTCCTCTCCAAGTTTGGTGCTTCATCTCTGATTCCCTCAGTGAGTGCTAGCAACTGCCGATTTGCAAGCAGAGGGGCCAGCAAGGCACGGATGGGACAGGGCCCTGCGCAGGCAGACAGAGGATCAAGCAGACCAGGATACAGCGATCAGACATCTAATGGAGAACTCGAGCTGGAGGACGTGGAGGACAAACTGCAAGCCTTAATTCA ggaagaaagaaaaagacagaagacTGTGAAGTATCACATATTGAGGAGGCAGATGACACCATCAGGAGCTCCAGAGAGGAGGTTAACCTGGGATGCCATTGAGCAGATCag ACATCTGAAGCAAAATCAGCCAGATGAGTGGACAGTAGAGCGTCTGGCTGAAGGCTTCTCTGTCAGCCATGATGTGATCCTGAGAGTCCTGAGAAGCAAATTCGTCCCCTCTCCTGAAAGAAAAGCCAAGCAGAATGCAAAAGTAATGGCTAAAATGAGCCAGCAGGTGCTGCCTTCAGGTGCTAGGACACAGCAGGACAGGTTGAAACTGCCCGAAAGGAACTCACAAGCCATACTCCCACCTGGAAGCACAGAAGGTGCTTTGATCCCTGTGGCTAATCAGACTCAGGTGATTCAAGGTCATGGCTCACGTTCCCTAGCTAAGAGTCCTGTCCCTGTTACTGTTCAGCCCACACACATTGCAGCTGGTATTAGTGAAGATGCCACAGTGACAGAAACAACAGAACGCAGCACTAATGACAGTGACCTTacagaggaggatgaagagagTTGGGATGGACAGGTGTTTACAGAGGAAGAACTTGAAGAGCttatgaaaatggaaaagcCCTCTCCAGCAGTCCAAGTTGGGAATGATTTCTTTGATGCAGATGGAAACTTTTTGTATagaatctga